The Microbacterium sp. zg-Y1090 sequence TCTTCGAACGTGGGGTCGGATTTGGCCGCCTCGTAGACGGCGGTCAGCTCGTCGATCGCGGCGATGAGCGACTCGGGCATGTACCGCCCGCCGAAGTCGCCGAAGTAGGGACCTGCAGCGTCGCGCAGACTCATGAGCCGGCCTCCAGGAAAGCAGTGAGGGTCGCCACGGGGTCGCCGGTGACCAGCGCCTCCCCGATGAGGACGACGTCGGCGCCGGCGCCACGGTAGTGGGCGACGTCGGCGGGGGTGAGCACGGCGGACTCGGCGATCTTCACGGCATCCGCCGGGAGGTGCTCGGCGAGGCGGCCGAAGAGGTCGCGGTCGAGTTCGAAGGTCGACAGGTCGCGGGCGTTGACGCCGACCAGGCGCGCGCCGATGTCGGCCGCGCGCTGCACCTCGACGAGGGAGTGGGTCTCGGCCAGCGGCGTCATGCCCAGTTCGAGCACCATGTCGTGCAGCCGCGCGAGCAGCGGCTGGTCGAGGGCCGCGACGATCAGCAGCACGAGGTCAGCCCCCGACGCCCTGGCTTCGAGCACCTGGTAGGGCGTCGCGATGAAGTCCTTGCGCAGCACCGGCAGCGACACGGCGGCCTTGACCGCCTCGAGGTCGGCGAGGCTGCCCTTGAAGCGGCGCCCCTCTGTCAGCACCGAGATCGCGCTCGCTCCCCCGGCCTCGTAGAGCGAGGCCTGGTAGGCGGGATCGGGGATCTCCGCCAGGTCGCCGCGCGAAGGGCTCGCACGCTTGACCTCGGCGATGATCTTGACGCGGTCCGCCGGCGCCAGAGCGCTCAGCGCGTCACGCGCGGGAGGCTGAGCGAGGGCGAGCGTCTCGACCTCGGCGAGCGGCCGCAGTCGGGCGCGCTCTTCGGCATCCTCCACCGCGCCGGCCGTCAGGCCCGCGAGCATGGTCAATGCTGCTTCGGGGCGTACTTGTCGCCGTGGGCCCCGTAGCCGGCCTTGGCCATGGCCCAGCCGACGATGGCGCCGACGACGAGCAGTCCGGCCGAGGCCCAGACGAGCGCGGGCATGTCGAGCCAGAAGAAGAGCGTGCCGAGCACGAAGGCGAGCAGCATGATGACGACGGCGGTCCACGCTGCCGGGGAGTGTCCGTGGCCGGGGTCGCCGATGTGGTTGCTCATGGGTCTCCTTCGCGTGCGAGCGGCGGGGCGGCCGCTCGGATCAGTCTAGCGGGGTCAGGCAGTCGGGTCCGCGCCGTGGGACAGGTCGTCCCACGAGTCGATCGCGTCATGGGGGCGGGATGCCGCGGGGCCGGGGACGGTCGTGTCGGCGCGGTAGCGGCGGCCGGCGCCCCGCCAGCGGTGCGCCGTGGCGAGCGTGATGATGCCGGCGGCGGTGATGAGCAGGGATCCGGCGAGGCCGGCCCACGGCCACACCGTGGCGTCGATGCGGGCGACCAGGGACGACACCGCGCCGAGCCCGCTGAGCCCGGTCGCCTCGGTCACCGTCGAGGCCACGGCCGACACCGGGGGGTTCACGGCGACGGACCAGACGAGCGCGAGGAGCATGCCGCCCGCGGCCAGCGCGATGACGCCGAAGACGTACCGCAGCACCGGGCCGACGACGGTGAGGGCCAGCCCCAGCGCCAGGGCCGTCAAACCCAGTGGAGCGAGCACCGGCACCGCCGAGGCGCCGGGCACCGCGAGGGTGTGGGCGGCGCCGTCGTCGAGGGTGACGTCGAGCCAGGTCTGGGTGGACGCGATGACCGCGACACCGCCGCCGATCACGGTGGCGAGCACCGCGAGCAGTCGGGCGCGCCGCATCACGGCGTCTCCGTCACGGGGTGCAGATCGTCGGCGTCGAAGCAGGTGCGCGTGCCGGTGTGGCATGCCGCGCCGACCTGCTCGACCTGCACGAGCACGGCGTCGCCATCGCAATCGAGCCGCGCCCCGCGCACGAGCTGGATGTGGCCCGAGGTGTCGCCCTTGCGCCAGTACTCCTGACGAGAGCGGGACCAGAAGGTCACCCGGCCGGTGGTCAGCGTGCGGCGCAGCGCCTCGGCATCCATCCACGCCAGCATGAGCACCTCACCGGTGTCCCACTGCTGGATGATCGCGGCGACCAGCCCCTGCTCGTCGAATCGCACGCGCGCGATGCGGGCGTCGAGATCGTCGGTCATGACATCACCTGCTGCGTGCGCACGACGATGCCGTCGGCGGCCAATGCGTCCTTGACCTCGCCGACGGTGAGCTGCCCGGAGTGGAACACCGACGCGGCGAGCACCGCGTCCGCGCCCGCGTGCACCGCCGGCGCGAAGTGCGTGACGTCGCCGGCGCCGCCCGAGGCGATCACCGGCACACGGGAGAGCTCGCGCATGGCGCCGATCAGCTCGAGGTCGAAGCCCTGCTTCGTGCCGTCGGCGTCGATGGAATTGACGAGCAGTTCGCCTGCGCCGCGCGCGATGGCCTCGCGGGCCCAGTCGAGCGCATCGAGCTGGGTGCGGGTGCGGCCGCCGTGGGTGGTCACGACGAAGCCCGACGCGGTATCGGGCGAGCGCGTGACATCGAGCGACAGCACGAGCACCTGGGCGCCGAAGCGGTCGGCGATCTCGTCGATGAGCGCGGGGCGCGCGATGGCGGCGGAGTTCACCCCGATCTTGTCGGCGCCCACCGCCAGCAGCCGCGCGACGTCGTCGACGGTGCGCACTCCCCCGCCGACGGTGAGCGGGATGAACACCTCTTCGGCGGTGCGGCGCACGACGTCGTAGGTCGTCGCGCGCTGGTCGACCGTGGCGGTCACGTCGAGGAAGGTGATCTCGTCGGCGCCCTGCGCGAAGTACAGTCGTGCCAGCTCGACGGGATCGCCCATGTCGCGCAGGTTCTCGAAGTTCACGCCCTTCACCACGCGCCCGGCGGCGACGTCGAGGCAGGGGATGACGCGGCAGGCCAGCGTCATCAGAGCCTCGCGTTGTGGATCGCGGTCACCAGGATCGCGCGGGCGCCGATCGCATAGAGGGCATCCATGATCTGGTTCACCCGACGACGCTCGACCATGACGCGCACTGCGACCCAGGCCGGATCGCGCAGCGGCGAGATGGTCGGGGACTCGATGCCGCCGGCGATCGCGACGGCCTCGTCGACGAGGGATGCCGGCAGGTCGTAGTCGACCATGACGTACCGGCGCGCGACCATGACGCCGCGCAGGCGCCGCAGCAGGGTCTCGGTGCCGTCCGCCTCGCGGGGAGATCCGATCAGCACCGCCTCGGACTGCAGCAGCACGGGACCGAAGATCTCGAGCCCCGCCTGGCGCAGGGTCGTGCCCGTCGAGACGACATCGGCGACGGCGTCGGCGACGCCCAGCTGCACGGCGGATTCGACCGCGCCGTCGAGCGGGACGAGGTCCACGGCCACGCCGCGCTCGTCGAGGTATGCGTCCACGAGGCCCGGGTAGGCGGTGGCGACGCGCAGCCCGTCGAGGTCGGCGAGGGCGGTGAATCGTCCGGGAGGGCCGGCAAAGCGGAACGTCGACGCGCCGAACCCGAGAGCCTCGATCTCGCGGGCACCCGGCATGCGGGCATCCAGCAGCAGGTCGCGGCCGGTGATGCCGACATCCAGCGCGCCGGAGCCGACGTAGGTCGCGATGTCCTTGGGACGCAGATAGAAGAACTCGACCTCGTTGACCGGGTCGATGACGTGCAGGTCCTTCGGGTCACGACGGCCGGTGTAGCCCGCTTCGGCGAGCATGTCGGCGGCGGTGTCGGCCAGCGAGCCCTTGTTCGGCACGGCGATTCGCAGCATGGGGAGCTTTCGGTGAGGGGAGGGCGGATCGGGAGCGGGGCTCACAGATGTCGGTAGACGTCCTGCAGGCTCAGGCCCTTGGCCAGCATCAGCACCTGCAGGTGGTACAGCAGCTGCGAGATCTCCTCAGCGGCGGCATCCTGCGACTCGTACTCCGCGGCCATCCACACCTCGGCGGCCTCTTCGACGATCTTCTTCCCGATCGCGTGGACACCGGCATCCAGCTCGGCCACGGTGCCCGATCCCTCGGGGCGCTGCTCCGCCTTGGCGGACAGCTCGGCGAACAGGGCGTCGAACGTCTTCACTCTGACAGGTTACCCGTCAGTGCCGGTGGGCGAGCGCGGCCGCGGAGCGGAGGGCCGTGATCGCGGCCTGCGGGTCGGCGGCGCCGAACACCGCGGAGCCCGCGACGAACGTGTCGGCGCCCGCTTCGGCGGCCTGTGCGATGGTCGATTCGCCGATGCCGCCGTCGACCTGCAGCCACACGGCGCTTCCGCGCCGGCGGGCCTCGTCGGCGAGCGAGCGCAGCTTGGGCATGGTCTCGGGCATGAACGACTGGCCGCCGAATCCGGGCTCCACGGTCATCACCAGGATCTGGTCGAACTCGTCGAGCACCTCGAACAGGCCCTCCACCGGGGTGCCCGGCTTGACGGCGACGCCCGCACGCGCGCCGATGGCGCGCAGGCGGCGGGCGAGGGCGACGGGATCGGTGGCGGCCTCGAGGTGGAAGGTCACCGACGCCGCGCCGAGCTCGGCGTACTCCGGCGCCCACCGGGCAGGGTCGTCGATCATCAGGTGGACGTCGAGCGGCACGGGGCTCGTCTGCTGGATGCGGCCGACCATCTGCGGGCCGAACGTGAGGTTCGGGACGAAATGGTTGTCCATGACGTCGACGTGCACGAAGTCGGCGGTGGCGATGCGGGCGAGCTCCGCCTGCATGTTCACGAAATCGGCGGCGAGGATGCTCGGATTGACGCGGACGTCGGCGGTGGCGGTCACTCCCCCATTATCCCGCCCCCGCCGCGCCCGCTGCTCCGCGCGGGTCGCTGCGCGCGGGCCGCGCCCGGCGCTCCGCGCGGGTCGCGCCCAGCGCTGCTCGGGTGTCGCGAATGGCCGCTGCCGCGGGTCCGCGCTGTGCGGACGCGACACAAGAGCGGGTCCCGCCCGCACCCCGGGCTGCTCGTGTGTCGCGAATGGCGGGTGCCCGCGTGGCTGCACTGCGCGGATGCGACACACGAGCGGCTCCTGGCCGCCGGGAGCGGCTCCCGCACCCAGCGCGGCTCGCGCGGCGCGCGGCGGGGTCAGCGACGCCGCAGGAGCGTGATCGACACCGCATCGCAGCCGTGGCGCTGCGCCGGGGCTGCTCGGGTGTCGTGAATGGTGGGTGGGGCGGGGCCGCACCGTGCGGATGTGACACTCGAGCGGCTCCCGCCCGCCGCGAGCCGCTCCCGCCCGCGGCGCGCGGCGACCGCCCGCGGCGCGCGGCGACCGCCCGCGGCGCGCGGCGGGCGGCGCGGCGCGGGCGGCGGGGTCAGCGACGCTGCAGCAGCGTGATCGACATCGCGTCGGTGCCGTGGCGGTGCGGCCACAGCTGCGCGCGGCCGGAGCCGTCGGTCTGCGGGGGCAGATCCAGCGGGGTGCGGGACGCCGACGACACGATGGCGCGCGCGTCGAGCTCCGTCACCTCGTCGCCGAACGCACGGCGCAGCTCCGCGGTGATCGCGGCCGTCTCCGCCAGATGCGGGGAGCACGTCACGTAGGCGAGGATGCCGCCGGGGCGCAGTGCCCCGACCGCGGCCGAGGCGAGCCCCAGCTGCAGGTCGGTGAGCTCGGGGATGTCCGCCGGGCTCTTGCGCCACCGTGCTTCGGGTCGGCGACGCAGCGCTCCGAGCCCCGTGCACGGCGCATCGACGAGGATGCGGTCGTACGCCCCGGGTGTCGCGGCCGCACGCTCGCGTCCGTCGGTCTCGCTGACGGGCACCTCCACGGGGATGCCCGCGACGGAGTCCCGCACGAGGCGGGCGCGCACGGCGGAGGGCTCGTTGGCCTCGAGGTGCGCGCCGCGCTCCAGCGCCTCGGCGGCGAGGATCGCCGTCTTGCCGCCGGGGCCGGCGCACAGGTCGAGCCAGCGCTCCCCCTGCCGCACCGGAGCCGCGGCGACCAGGGCGAGCGCCGCGAGCTGCGAGCCCTCGTCCTGCACGCGGATGCGGCCACCGGCGCGAGAGATCAGCGCCTCGGGGGCACCGCCGCCCGAGCGGAAGCCGAAGGGCGAATACGGGGTGCGCTGCGCGTCGGCGGGGATCTCCGCCAGTCCCGGCAGCGCCGCCATCGTGACCTGTGGCGAGGCGTTGTCGGCCGCGAGCAGGTCGTCGAGCTCGTCGGCGCGCCCCTCGGCGGCCAGTGCACGTCGCAGCGCCCTGATCACCCAGACCGGGTGCGCGTACTGCAGCCCCAGCCGCTCGTCGTCCGAGCGGGCGGCGGCGGTGATGCGCTGCATCCAGTCGCCGGGGGTCTCCCGCGACACCCGCCGCAGCACCGCGTTGACGAAACCGGCCGCGCCCTGGCCGGCGGCGTCACGCGCGAGCGCGACGGACTCATTCACCGCGGCGTGCGAGGCCACCCGTGTGGACAGCAGCTGGTGCACGCCCAGCCGCAGCGCATCGAGCACCGGCGGGTCGATGTCGTCGGGCGAGCGGTCGGCGGCGGCGGCGATGATCGCGTCGTAGGTCCCCTGGCGGCGGAGGGTGCCGTAGGTGAGCTCGGTCGCCAGCCCTGCGTCGGCCGGCGTCAGGCCCGCCGCTCGGATCTCCCGCGGCAGCAGCAGATTCGCGTACGCGTCGGATTCGTGCACGCCGCGGAGGGTTTCGAACGCCACCCGGCGCGCGAGGGTCGCGCCGCTCATGATCCGGCCACCGCATCGGTCAGCCGCGCGCCGCGCCACCAGTCGGCGGCATCCATCGCGCCCTTCCCCGCAGGCTGCACGCGCACCAGGCGCACTCCCCCATCCGTCGTCCCCACGACGACATCGCGCCCGACGAGCCCGATGCGTCCGGGAGCGAGATCGGCGACCTCGGCGGTTTCGACGACCTCGGCTCCGAGCACCTTCAGCCGCTGCCCGTCCACCGTCGTGTGAGCGCCGGGCTCGGGGGTCGTCCCGTGCACCCGATCCACGACGCGGCGCGCGGGCTGATGCCAATCGAGCGCGCCGTCGGCGAGGGTCAGCTTGCCGGCGTACGTGGGGTCCCCCACCTGCGGGACGGCGCGCGCGGTGCCGGCGGCGATGGCGTCGACGACGTCGACGAGCAGCCCGGCGCCCATGTCGGCGAGGGTCGTGAGCAGTTCTCCGGCCGTGGCACCGGCGGGCACGTCGTAGGCGACCTCGCCGTAGACATCGCCCGCGTCGAGCTCGGCCACGAGCTGGAACACGCTCGCGCCCGTGGTGCGATCGCCCGCGATGAGCGCGTGCTGCACGGGAGCGGCGCCCCGCCAGCGCGGCAGCAGGGAGAAGTGCAGATTGATCCAGCCGTGGGGCGGCAGGGACAGCAGGGGTTCGCGAACGAGCCCGCCGTAGGCGACGATCACGCCGAGTTCGGGCTGCAGGGCGCCGATGGCATCCGTCGCCGCCGCATCGAGGCGATCGGTTTTGATCGTGGGGATGCCGCGTTCGGCCGCGGCCTGCGCGACGGGCGACGGCGTCAGCACGCGCTTGCGGCCGAGCGGCGCATCGGTGCGCGTCACGACGCCGACGACGTCGTGGCCGGGCGCGGCGACGAGGGCGTGGAGGGACGGGACGGCGGGTTCGGGGGTACCCGCGAAGACGAGACGCATGAGGCTCCTTACAGATCCAGGTCGGGGACGTCGACGCGTACTCTCAGGGTCGCACGGGCCGGGCCCGGGCGTCCCTTCGCGGAGCGTCGTGCGCGCAGCGCGTCGGCGACGACCGCCGAGCGCAGGGATTCGGCGACGGCGCGGCCCAGTCCGTAGTCGAAGCGCACCACCGCGCGCGCGCCGGCTTCGGTGCTCACCGGACCCAGGATCGCCTCGTCGGTGAGGGTGGGGACGTCCGCACGCAGGGTGTCGAGGCACGTCCGCACCGCCTCGGTGGAGCCGTCGACGGTGGCCACGCGCACCACGGGGGGCATGTGCAGCGGTGCGCGTTCGGCGAGTTCGGTGCGGGCGTAGGCGGCCTGGGTCCACGTGGCCAGTGCCCGCGCGACGGCGCCCGTGACGCTCACGAGATGCACGGGGGCGCCGGGGGCGGCCAGCGCGGCCGCGTTGGACCACCACCGCAGGCACGATTCGCCGATGCGCAGGTCGTCGGCCATGAGCATGCGGTCGCCGTCGAGCAGGACGACCGCGCGGTAGCCGCCCGCTGCGATCGGCTCCGCTCCCCGGGTGGCGATCACGAGGGCGGGCTTGGCGTCGACGTGCGTCACGGGATGCACGCCGTCGGCGACGATGACACGCGTGTTCGGGAAAGCCCTCCCCAGCTCGTCGGCGGTGCGCTCGCTCCCCGCCGACGCCATGCGCAGTCGCGTGCTCTCGCAGTTCGCGCACTTCCAGGCGGGGGCGTTGCGGCCGCACACCGCGCACTCGGGCACGGCGCCGGGGCGACGCGCGCGCAGGGGGCCGGCGCAGTGGGGGCAGCGGGCAGGTGTGCGGCAGTCCGCGCAGACGAGCACGGGCGCATACCCGGGGCGCGACACCTGCACGAGGACGGGACCGGCGGCCAGTCCCTCCCGCGCGGCCGCGAAGGCGGAAGACGGCACCCGCGCGCCCTGGGCCTCTCCTTCGCGTGTGGCCGAGAGCACGACGCGCGGACTCGTGCGCCGGCGGGCGGGCACGTCCCGCACCCAGCCGATCGCGACGAGGCGCTCCGCGTCGGTGGTGCGGGTGTGCCCGGCGAAGAGCAGGGCGGCGCCGTCGAGCTCCTGGCGCACCAGGGCGGCGTCACGGGCATGCACGCCGGGACTCAGCGGCTCGGCGAGCAGCGGATCGCCGTCGTCCCAGATCGCCACCAGCCCGGGCGCGTGCACCGGCGCGTACACGGTCGAGCGATTGCCCACCACGATGCAGGGCTGGTCGGTGAGCACGCGCAGGTACGAGGCGTAGCGCTCGGGGCCCGACCGCCGCGCGTCGTCACGCACGAGTGCGCCGGCGGGAACGCGAGCGGCGAGGGCCTGTTCGAGCTGGCCCTGGTCGCGGTGGTCGGGCACGACCAGCACCGCACTGCGCCCAGCGGCCAGCGTGCGGACGGCCGCCGCGGCCAGCAGCTGAGCCCACGCTCCGACGGTCTCCCCCGATGCGAGCGTCACCGGATGCGGCGGGGCGTCGAGGGCGAGGCGCTCGCCGTCGAGGAGCGCCTCGGCGAGGCCGGGGAACGTCGCCAGCACGTCGGCGGACCAGGCGACGTCCGCGTCGGCGACGACGGGTGCGGTGACCGGGCCTGCGGCGAGCCACGTCTTCTCGGCGCGCACCATGCGCTTGGGGATCGCCAATCGCAGGATGTCCGATGCGGATCCCGCCGCACGATCGGCCGCACGGCGGGCGAGCGCATACAGCCCGGGCGGCAGCACCGCCACGGTGGAGATCACCGAATCCACCCGCGACAGCGGGCGCCCTGCGGCATCCGCTTCGTCGACCTCGATCACGTACGCGTCGACGAGACGGCCTGCCGTGCGCAGCGGCACGCGCACGCGGACACCGGGCGTCACGGCGGACACCAGTTCGTCGGGGACCTCGTAGTCGAACAGCCGGTCCAGCTGCGGCAGGGGCGAATCGATGAGCACGCGCGCCACGCGTCGGGTGGTCATCTCGGTGCCCGGGTCTGTCAGGACAGCCCGGCGGCCGCGCGCAGCTCGTCGACGCGGTCGGTGCGCTCCCACGTGAAGTCCGGCAGCTCGCGGCCGAAGTGGCCGTAGGCGGCGGTCTGCGCGTAGATGGGGCGCAGCAGGTCGAGCTGGTCGATGATCGCCTTCGGGCGCAGGTCGAACACCTCGCGGATGGCGCGGCGGATCGTCTCGTCCGAGACCTGCCCGGTGCCGAACGTCTCCACGTAGAGGCCCACGGGCTTGGCCTTGCCGATGGCATACGCCACCTGCACCTCCAGTCGCTCGGCGAGCCCGGCGGCGACGGCGTTCTTGGCGACCCAGCGCATGGCGTAGGCGGCCGAGCGGTCGACCTTCGACGGGTCCTTGCCGCTGAAGGCGCCGCCGCCGTGACGGGACGCGCCACCGTAGGTGTCGATGATGATCTTGCGGCCGGTGAGCCCGGCGTCGCCCTTGGGTCCGCCGGTGACGAACGGACCGGCGGGGTTGATGAAGTAGCGCACGTCGGGCATGGCCAGACCGGTCTCCTCCAGCACGGGGTCGATGACCTCGGCGCGGACGGCCGCGCGCAGTGCCTTCTGCGAGATGTCGGCCTGATGCTGCGTGGACAGCACCACGGACTCCACCGTCACGGGGGTGTGACCGTCGTACCCGAGGGTGACCTGCGTCTTGCCGTCGGGCCGCAGGAACGGCAGCGCCCCGGAACGGCGCACCGCGGCGAGCCTCTCGGCGATGCGATGCGCGGTCCAGATGGCCATGGGCATGAACTGCGGGGT is a genomic window containing:
- a CDS encoding phosphoribosyl-ATP diphosphatase, whose protein sequence is MKTFDALFAELSAKAEQRPEGSGTVAELDAGVHAIGKKIVEEAAEVWMAAEYESQDAAAEEISQLLYHLQVLMLAKGLSLQDVYRHL
- the hisG gene encoding ATP phosphoribosyltransferase, whose amino-acid sequence is MLRIAVPNKGSLADTAADMLAEAGYTGRRDPKDLHVIDPVNEVEFFYLRPKDIATYVGSGALDVGITGRDLLLDARMPGAREIEALGFGASTFRFAGPPGRFTALADLDGLRVATAYPGLVDAYLDERGVAVDLVPLDGAVESAVQLGVADAVADVVSTGTTLRQAGLEIFGPVLLQSEAVLIGSPREADGTETLLRRLRGVMVARRYVMVDYDLPASLVDEAVAIAGGIESPTISPLRDPAWVAVRVMVERRRVNQIMDALYAIGARAILVTAIHNARL
- the hisF gene encoding imidazole glycerol phosphate synthase subunit HisF, which translates into the protein MTLACRVIPCLDVAAGRVVKGVNFENLRDMGDPVELARLYFAQGADEITFLDVTATVDQRATTYDVVRRTAEEVFIPLTVGGGVRTVDDVARLLAVGADKIGVNSAAIARPALIDEIADRFGAQVLVLSLDVTRSPDTASGFVVTTHGGRTRTQLDALDWAREAIARGAGELLVNSIDADGTKQGFDLELIGAMRELSRVPVIASGGAGDVTHFAPAVHAGADAVLAASVFHSGQLTVGEVKDALAADGIVVRTQQVMS
- a CDS encoding RsmB/NOP family class I SAM-dependent RNA methyltransferase, whose product is MSGATLARRVAFETLRGVHESDAYANLLLPREIRAAGLTPADAGLATELTYGTLRRQGTYDAIIAAAADRSPDDIDPPVLDALRLGVHQLLSTRVASHAAVNESVALARDAAGQGAAGFVNAVLRRVSRETPGDWMQRITAAARSDDERLGLQYAHPVWVIRALRRALAAEGRADELDDLLAADNASPQVTMAALPGLAEIPADAQRTPYSPFGFRSGGGAPEALISRAGGRIRVQDEGSQLAALALVAAAPVRQGERWLDLCAGPGGKTAILAAEALERGAHLEANEPSAVRARLVRDSVAGIPVEVPVSETDGRERAAATPGAYDRILVDAPCTGLGALRRRPEARWRKSPADIPELTDLQLGLASAAVGALRPGGILAYVTCSPHLAETAAITAELRRAFGDEVTELDARAIVSSASRTPLDLPPQTDGSGRAQLWPHRHGTDAMSITLLQRR
- a CDS encoding DUF6704 family protein, with translation MSNHIGDPGHGHSPAAWTAVVIMLLAFVLGTLFFWLDMPALVWASAGLLVVGAIVGWAMAKAGYGAHGDKYAPKQH
- the trpC gene encoding indole-3-glycerol phosphate synthase TrpC, with amino-acid sequence MLAGLTAGAVEDAEERARLRPLAEVETLALAQPPARDALSALAPADRVKIIAEVKRASPSRGDLAEIPDPAYQASLYEAGGASAISVLTEGRRFKGSLADLEAVKAAVSLPVLRKDFIATPYQVLEARASGADLVLLIVAALDQPLLARLHDMVLELGMTPLAETHSLVEVQRAADIGARLVGVNARDLSTFELDRDLFGRLAEHLPADAVKIAESAVLTPADVAHYRGAGADVVLIGEALVTGDPVATLTAFLEAGS
- the metK gene encoding methionine adenosyltransferase, whose product is MTDLRLFTSESVTEGHPDKICDQISDSILDAILTEDPNGRVAVETLVTTGLVHVAGEVSTSAYVEIPAIVREVVNRIGYTSSDAGFDGNSCGVSVSIGAQSSDIAAGVDKAFERREDGSDDPHDLQGAGDQGIMFGYATDETPQFMPMAIWTAHRIAERLAAVRRSGALPFLRPDGKTQVTLGYDGHTPVTVESVVLSTQHQADISQKALRAAVRAEVIDPVLEETGLAMPDVRYFINPAGPFVTGGPKGDAGLTGRKIIIDTYGGASRHGGGAFSGKDPSKVDRSAAYAMRWVAKNAVAAGLAERLEVQVAYAIGKAKPVGLYVETFGTGQVSDETIRRAIREVFDLRPKAIIDQLDLLRPIYAQTAAYGHFGRELPDFTWERTDRVDELRAAAGLS
- a CDS encoding Trp biosynthesis-associated membrane protein, whose translation is MRRARLLAVLATVIGGGVAVIASTQTWLDVTLDDGAAHTLAVPGASAVPVLAPLGLTALALGLALTVVGPVLRYVFGVIALAAGGMLLALVWSVAVNPPVSAVASTVTEATGLSGLGAVSSLVARIDATVWPWAGLAGSLLITAAGIITLATAHRWRGAGRRYRADTTVPGPAASRPHDAIDSWDDLSHGADPTA
- a CDS encoding primosomal protein N'; translation: MTTRRVARVLIDSPLPQLDRLFDYEVPDELVSAVTPGVRVRVPLRTAGRLVDAYVIEVDEADAAGRPLSRVDSVISTVAVLPPGLYALARRAADRAAGSASDILRLAIPKRMVRAEKTWLAAGPVTAPVVADADVAWSADVLATFPGLAEALLDGERLALDAPPHPVTLASGETVGAWAQLLAAAAVRTLAAGRSAVLVVPDHRDQGQLEQALAARVPAGALVRDDARRSGPERYASYLRVLTDQPCIVVGNRSTVYAPVHAPGLVAIWDDGDPLLAEPLSPGVHARDAALVRQELDGAALLFAGHTRTTDAERLVAIGWVRDVPARRRTSPRVVLSATREGEAQGARVPSSAFAAAREGLAAGPVLVQVSRPGYAPVLVCADCRTPARCPHCAGPLRARRPGAVPECAVCGRNAPAWKCANCESTRLRMASAGSERTADELGRAFPNTRVIVADGVHPVTHVDAKPALVIATRGAEPIAAGGYRAVVLLDGDRMLMADDLRIGESCLRWWSNAAALAAPGAPVHLVSVTGAVARALATWTQAAYARTELAERAPLHMPPVVRVATVDGSTEAVRTCLDTLRADVPTLTDEAILGPVSTEAGARAVVRFDYGLGRAVAESLRSAVVADALRARRSAKGRPGPARATLRVRVDVPDLDL
- the rpe gene encoding ribulose-phosphate 3-epimerase, encoding MTATADVRVNPSILAADFVNMQAELARIATADFVHVDVMDNHFVPNLTFGPQMVGRIQQTSPVPLDVHLMIDDPARWAPEYAELGAASVTFHLEAATDPVALARRLRAIGARAGVAVKPGTPVEGLFEVLDEFDQILVMTVEPGFGGQSFMPETMPKLRSLADEARRRGSAVWLQVDGGIGESTIAQAAEAGADTFVAGSAVFGAADPQAAITALRSAAALAHRH
- the fmt gene encoding methionyl-tRNA formyltransferase, with amino-acid sequence MRLVFAGTPEPAVPSLHALVAAPGHDVVGVVTRTDAPLGRKRVLTPSPVAQAAAERGIPTIKTDRLDAAATDAIGALQPELGVIVAYGGLVREPLLSLPPHGWINLHFSLLPRWRGAAPVQHALIAGDRTTGASVFQLVAELDAGDVYGEVAYDVPAGATAGELLTTLADMGAGLLVDVVDAIAAGTARAVPQVGDPTYAGKLTLADGALDWHQPARRVVDRVHGTTPEPGAHTTVDGQRLKVLGAEVVETAEVADLAPGRIGLVGRDVVVGTTDGGVRLVRVQPAGKGAMDAADWWRGARLTDAVAGS
- the hisI gene encoding phosphoribosyl-AMP cyclohydrolase, with the translated sequence MTDDLDARIARVRFDEQGLVAAIIQQWDTGEVLMLAWMDAEALRRTLTTGRVTFWSRSRQEYWRKGDTSGHIQLVRGARLDCDGDAVLVQVEQVGAACHTGTRTCFDADDLHPVTETP